The Natronoglycomyces albus genome has a segment encoding these proteins:
- a CDS encoding IclR family transcriptional regulator: MRNSGKVSPSCPHGSDKHLEQAISRLMWVIDALNRHGDRLIGISELATSIDLPRSTVHRILTALRSYGIVVKVGRRYGLTRQAEMQDFYNASLRTLVVMIRPHLAELYEQTRSVVALAVIDRFDVRFIDVLYPRTMVPLILRTSVRVPLHCTAAGRALLAFNSPIWKKYSAQENWAVRLTSHSEVSLGRMENVLSEVKLTGIAVESQEHIVGMTSAAVPLLNVKGRAVAAICTGKPVRAFQLPEVDKSLRRAATGCTRGLRSLMN, from the coding sequence ATGCGAAATTCTGGGAAGGTGTCACCATCCTGCCCCCACGGATCGGACAAACATTTGGAACAGGCTATTAGCCGACTGATGTGGGTGATCGATGCTCTGAACCGTCATGGAGACCGTTTGATCGGAATCTCTGAACTGGCTACCTCAATCGATCTTCCACGAAGCACGGTACATCGAATTCTTACTGCGCTGCGCAGCTATGGGATAGTTGTGAAGGTTGGTCGTCGTTATGGCCTTACCCGGCAAGCAGAAATGCAGGACTTCTATAATGCATCTCTGCGGACGCTGGTCGTGATGATCCGCCCTCATTTGGCCGAACTATACGAACAGACCAGAAGCGTGGTGGCATTGGCCGTCATCGACAGGTTCGATGTGCGATTCATAGATGTGCTTTATCCGCGCACTATGGTGCCGTTGATCTTGCGGACTTCTGTGAGAGTGCCGTTGCACTGCACCGCTGCTGGACGAGCGTTGCTGGCCTTTAATTCACCCATATGGAAGAAGTACTCGGCTCAGGAGAACTGGGCGGTGCGCCTGACCAGCCATAGCGAAGTGTCTCTGGGGCGTATGGAGAATGTGCTCAGCGAGGTCAAACTGACCGGAATCGCGGTAGAAAGTCAGGAGCACATCGTCGGCATGACTAGTGCAGCAGTGCCGCTGTTGAATGTGAAAGGGCGTGCGGTCGCGGCCATCTGTACGGGCAAACCCGTCAGGGCATTTCAACTACCAGAGGTGGACAAGAGTCTGCGTAGGGCCGCCACTGGTTGCACCAGGGGCCTCAGGTCGCTGATGAACTAA
- a CDS encoding NUDIX domain-containing protein → MNETLLEDLSTQADRDGIGQYVVGAVITDAQRVLLLKRPSADFMGGIWELPSGKVEPHEPLDAALAREVAEETGLELAGERTYLGHFDYTSGSGTLTRQFNWAVTPAAPGPIRLTEHEKHQWTQITGTMPVTEAVNEVLQTYRSRFFD, encoded by the coding sequence ATGAACGAAACGTTGCTCGAAGATCTTTCCACCCAAGCCGATCGTGACGGTATCGGGCAATACGTCGTCGGGGCCGTCATCACCGACGCTCAGCGAGTATTGCTCCTCAAACGCCCCTCGGCTGACTTCATGGGTGGCATTTGGGAACTCCCCAGCGGCAAAGTAGAACCTCATGAACCTCTCGATGCCGCCCTGGCACGTGAAGTCGCCGAAGAAACCGGCCTCGAACTTGCGGGAGAGCGAACCTACCTGGGTCACTTCGATTACACAAGCGGAAGCGGCACCCTCACCCGGCAGTTCAACTGGGCGGTCACGCCCGCGGCCCCAGGGCCGATCAGGTTGACCGAACACGAAAAGCACCAGTGGACCCAGATCACGGGCACGATGCCGGTGACCGAAGCGGTCAATGAGGTCCTTCAGACATACCGCAGCCGGTTTTTCGACTAA